The window TTCTGCCGATTCGTGGCCCGGCCGACCAGCGGGATATTACCGGTTTGACCATTTGATCTGAAATTCGATCTCTTCTTCCGTCCCTTCCCTTTCGTGTTCAATATTGAATCTGGCCCGGACCGGAACATAGATCCGTTCCCCGGCGATCCGGATTTCAAACTTTTCCCCGCTCTCCAAAGCGTTCGCCAGGCGCCTCAGTTTTGCCACGAATTGCGGCATTGAATAGGTCTTCTCGACATCCCTTTCTTTTTTTGCCGTCATCCCTCAACTCCTCTCAATTTTTGCTAGTGTCGCGTCAAGGATGAAATGT is drawn from Pseudomonadota bacterium and contains these coding sequences:
- a CDS encoding amphi-Trp domain-containing protein gives rise to the protein MTAKKERDVEKTYSMPQFVAKLRRLANALESGEKFEIRIAGERIYVPVRARFNIEHEREGTEEEIEFQIKWSNR